One Roseimaritima multifibrata DNA window includes the following coding sequences:
- a CDS encoding TfoX/Sxy family protein produces the protein MRKDSERLAARIRGLFQHHDGYSERKMFGGVCFMLNGNMCVAPWKDHLMVRLPKDQHEQTQSDPHAKPMDITGKVMKGWALIEPDGIETAEGLDRWIQRAAEFVETLPAK, from the coding sequence ATGCGAAAAGATAGCGAACGGTTGGCGGCGAGGATTCGTGGGCTCTTTCAACATCATGACGGCTATTCCGAGCGGAAAATGTTCGGCGGTGTCTGTTTTATGTTGAACGGTAACATGTGCGTTGCCCCCTGGAAGGATCATCTGATGGTCCGGTTGCCCAAAGATCAGCATGAACAGACTCAATCAGACCCGCATGCCAAGCCGATGGATATCACAGGCAAAGTGATGAAAGGTTGGGCTTTGATCGAACCGGATGGGATTGAAACCGCTGAAGGTCTTGATCGCTGGATTCAACGGGCGGCCGAGTTTGTCGAAACCTTGCCAGCGAAGTAG
- a CDS encoding c-type cytochrome domain-containing protein, translating to MRNLTSLLLVLLTLHVCSPLTRAAEPEVSFRKDIAPLLLEHCLACHGAKKAEGGYRVDTYDELLKPGDSEEVPVAKEKGAVSELLRRLTCDESERMPAESEPLTSEQIALVKTWIEAGGVFDGSDGSEQLMRVIPPPTYADPPENYSRAVPVVAVQFSPDGTQVVTGGLHEVLVWNAADSSLVRRIKNIGQRVYDLAFSSDGAMLAVACGEPGKSGEVRLVDFSTGEIKGVIARSDDVLFDLAFRPNSNELAIATSDSSIRIFDVQTQQETRTIASHADWVTAVCWSEDGKQMASASRDKSAKVYDAETGSLVTTYLGHGAAVRGVAFTADGTQVLTSGADAKLHRWNASDGKRTALVGLGGDAFKLIRIGDKVFVPCASHKMLRIDLTSNKVDLEFVGHADWVLSLALQANAEGAGQKMLTGGFDGEVRVWNFADAAPQLNWIAKP from the coding sequence ATGAGAAATTTGACATCGCTGCTACTGGTTTTACTGACGCTTCACGTCTGCTCGCCCCTGACGCGTGCAGCGGAACCGGAGGTCAGCTTCCGAAAAGATATTGCTCCGCTACTGCTTGAACATTGTTTGGCGTGCCATGGTGCCAAAAAGGCGGAAGGTGGTTACCGGGTCGATACCTACGATGAATTGCTGAAACCGGGGGATTCCGAAGAAGTCCCGGTGGCGAAAGAGAAAGGAGCGGTTAGTGAATTGCTGCGGCGATTGACCTGTGATGAATCCGAACGCATGCCGGCTGAAAGCGAGCCGCTAACATCCGAGCAAATTGCGTTGGTGAAAACATGGATTGAAGCCGGAGGCGTCTTTGACGGATCGGATGGTAGCGAGCAGTTGATGCGCGTGATTCCGCCGCCAACCTATGCCGATCCCCCCGAAAATTATTCGCGTGCGGTTCCTGTCGTCGCCGTTCAGTTTTCTCCCGATGGAACACAGGTCGTTACCGGGGGGCTTCACGAAGTGCTGGTCTGGAATGCGGCCGATTCTAGTTTGGTCCGGAGGATCAAGAACATTGGCCAACGCGTCTATGACCTCGCCTTTTCATCCGATGGTGCGATGTTGGCCGTGGCGTGTGGCGAGCCGGGAAAAAGTGGAGAGGTACGGTTGGTCGATTTTTCAACTGGCGAAATCAAAGGGGTGATCGCACGATCCGATGACGTTTTGTTTGATCTTGCTTTTCGCCCCAATAGCAACGAATTGGCAATCGCTACGTCCGATAGTTCGATCCGAATCTTTGACGTGCAAACCCAGCAAGAAACCAGGACCATCGCCAGTCATGCGGATTGGGTGACCGCCGTTTGCTGGAGTGAAGATGGAAAGCAGATGGCCTCGGCAAGCCGCGATAAATCGGCCAAAGTGTATGACGCCGAGACCGGATCGCTTGTGACCACCTACCTCGGACATGGTGCGGCGGTACGTGGGGTCGCGTTTACCGCTGATGGGACTCAGGTTCTAACCAGCGGCGCCGATGCAAAACTGCATCGTTGGAATGCCAGTGATGGCAAACGGACGGCGCTGGTCGGGTTGGGGGGAGATGCCTTTAAACTAATCCGGATTGGCGATAAGGTCTTTGTGCCCTGTGCCAGTCACAAAATGTTGCGAATCGATTTGACCAGCAATAAAGTCGATCTTGAATTTGTGGGGCATGCTGATTGGGTGCTCTCTTTGGCGTTGCAAGCGAACGCGGAAGGAGCCGGTCAAAAGATGCTTACCGGCGGATTTGATGGCGAAGTTCGAGTGTGGAATTTCGCGGATGCAGCACCTCAGTTGAACTGGATCGCCAAACCATAA
- a CDS encoding DUF1501 domain-containing protein, which yields MTHSSHKTGSKLWSHRSASRRQAMQIGAVGLLGLGTNHLAGLREATAADGVAPSGKAKSCIFIFLSGGLAQHESFDMKPDAPENIRGEFRPISTQTPGLQICEHLPMLAERSRMWALCRSLTHPINEHSAAHHVMLTGHSDLPTGFSPNKPSREDRASIAALAGYATTPRNNLPPAVVLPERLVHSSGRIIPGQHAGNMGTQHDPWMIEASPFHNTSYGAFPEYHFDHQDRGKPDDRLFQAPQLTLPDGLGMKTVQGRLQLLETLKHQRRHLTDFQAVANFDRMRQGAVSLMTKSSVHEALNVTKADEKSLDRYGRNSFGWSLLMARRLVAAGVNLVQVNLGNDETWDTHGNAFPHLKNNLFPPTDRAVSALLDDLKSTGELDETLIVMAGEFGRTPQITLLEKHYKQAGRDHWGAAQSVLFAGGGIQGGNVIGKTDAHGAYPSERPVKPENFAATIYDALGIPATAAWRDAQDRPHHIYNGEPIAGLS from the coding sequence ATGACGCATTCTTCACACAAGACAGGTTCGAAACTTTGGAGTCACCGTTCCGCTTCGCGTCGCCAGGCGATGCAGATCGGGGCCGTCGGTCTACTGGGGTTGGGGACGAATCACCTGGCTGGATTACGCGAAGCGACCGCGGCCGATGGCGTTGCGCCGTCTGGTAAAGCGAAGTCCTGCATCTTTATCTTTCTCTCCGGTGGCTTGGCACAACACGAGAGCTTCGACATGAAGCCGGATGCTCCGGAAAACATTCGCGGCGAGTTCCGACCGATTTCGACTCAGACGCCCGGTCTGCAGATCTGTGAGCATCTACCGATGCTGGCCGAGCGAAGTCGCATGTGGGCGCTCTGCCGCTCGTTGACTCATCCCATTAATGAACATTCTGCGGCCCACCACGTGATGTTGACCGGGCATTCTGACTTGCCCACCGGTTTTAGTCCGAATAAGCCAAGCCGTGAAGATCGTGCGTCGATCGCAGCCCTTGCCGGGTACGCGACCACGCCTCGAAACAATTTGCCTCCTGCGGTCGTGCTTCCTGAGCGCCTGGTCCATTCATCGGGGCGAATCATTCCGGGCCAACACGCGGGCAACATGGGAACCCAGCACGATCCGTGGATGATCGAAGCTTCGCCGTTTCACAATACATCCTATGGGGCGTTTCCTGAATATCATTTCGATCATCAAGATCGCGGAAAACCAGACGATCGACTGTTCCAAGCCCCGCAGCTGACGCTCCCCGATGGGCTGGGGATGAAGACGGTCCAAGGGCGTTTGCAGTTGTTGGAAACGCTAAAGCACCAACGTCGCCATTTAACGGATTTTCAAGCGGTTGCGAATTTCGATCGGATGCGGCAAGGCGCCGTTTCTTTGATGACCAAGTCGTCGGTGCATGAGGCGTTGAACGTCACCAAAGCGGATGAAAAGTCGCTCGATCGATATGGACGCAATTCCTTTGGCTGGTCCCTTTTGATGGCTCGTCGTTTGGTCGCCGCGGGCGTCAATTTAGTGCAGGTCAATTTGGGGAATGATGAAACATGGGATACGCATGGCAATGCGTTTCCGCATTTAAAGAACAATCTATTTCCGCCAACCGATCGTGCTGTGTCGGCGTTGTTGGATGACCTGAAGTCGACCGGCGAACTGGATGAAACATTGATCGTCATGGCGGGCGAATTTGGACGAACGCCACAGATCACCCTGCTAGAAAAACATTACAAGCAAGCGGGACGCGACCATTGGGGGGCGGCACAGTCGGTGTTGTTTGCCGGTGGAGGGATTCAGGGAGGGAACGTGATTGGGAAAACCGATGCCCATGGTGCGTACCCGTCGGAGCGTCCTGTCAAACCCGAAAACTTCGCGGCGACGATCTATGACGCGCTGGGGATTCCGGCAACCGCCGCATGGCGGGATGCTCAGGATCGTCCGCACCACATCTACAACGGCGAACCGATCGCCGGATTGAGTTAG
- a CDS encoding metallophosphoesterase, with translation MTLALVRPLFKGAIDVVGDVHGELDALQALLYYLGYDDQGRHPGGRRLVFVGDLVDRGPNSPGVVNFVADLVAAERAQSVLGNHDLNLMLGRRKPDNLWFYGESASLDMSGEPTPAVLADEEVRRDTLELFQELPLVLSGEGVRILHACWHPAMVAEAQAATDVLELYQSSYERIEAERISGDECDVTRQLIHQNQNPVKVITSGFEFKLQDPLALKTNSRKTDRVAWWNSYEEEELCIYGHYSSLDPKAKSGRNARCIDYGVAKRWEERRKPKFNGTFKGRLAALRFPELVTVFDDGEVDGAW, from the coding sequence ATGACATTGGCTCTGGTTCGTCCCTTGTTCAAAGGGGCAATCGATGTGGTGGGAGACGTGCATGGGGAGTTGGATGCTCTGCAAGCCCTGCTTTATTATCTGGGATACGACGATCAGGGCCGCCATCCAGGTGGCCGCCGACTGGTTTTTGTTGGCGACCTGGTCGATCGAGGCCCCAACAGCCCCGGCGTGGTAAACTTTGTCGCGGATCTGGTGGCTGCAGAAAGAGCCCAATCGGTTCTTGGGAATCATGATCTGAACCTGATGTTGGGAAGACGTAAGCCCGATAATTTGTGGTTCTACGGCGAGTCAGCCTCCTTGGATATGAGCGGAGAGCCAACTCCTGCCGTGCTTGCCGACGAAGAAGTCCGCAGGGATACGTTAGAGCTCTTTCAGGAACTTCCCCTAGTCCTAAGCGGCGAGGGAGTGCGTATTCTTCATGCGTGCTGGCATCCAGCGATGGTCGCAGAAGCCCAGGCGGCAACCGACGTTCTGGAACTGTATCAATCCAGTTATGAACGGATCGAAGCGGAGCGAATCAGCGGCGATGAGTGTGATGTGACGCGGCAGCTGATTCATCAAAATCAAAATCCCGTAAAGGTCATCACCTCGGGGTTCGAATTCAAACTTCAAGATCCGCTCGCATTGAAAACCAATAGCCGGAAGACCGACCGTGTGGCTTGGTGGAATTCATACGAGGAAGAGGAACTGTGTATCTATGGGCATTACTCTTCGTTGGATCCCAAGGCCAAATCGGGACGGAATGCGCGCTGTATCGATTACGGGGTCGCCAAACGCTGGGAGGAACGGAGGAAACCGAAATTCAACGGTACCTTCAAAGGCCGTCTAGCCGCTTTACGATTCCCCGAACTTGTGACGGTCTTTGATGACGGTGAAGTCGATGGGGCGTGGTAG
- a CDS encoding DUF1549 domain-containing protein, translating to MWLQRVQGLLIFSTLAASLGIGGAPLANAQSVTSVAPIGLRPGETSKLTVHGAALNDSLRLLSSIPGSEITNESVEATKGIVQFKVPADIQQGPTGIWVTAANGLLKEQTLLIDGLPLTIDTGKNHTPETAQAIPVLAAVQGVCEPARSDFYQLTVAENQRLAFEVHTQPLLSTMDPVVRLLDAAGKTLHLADDGGSGPDCRFEYTFATAGDYRIEISDSRHKAAGAAYYLRVGDFPVLTAPFPMVVQAGQEASIGLLGQAPEVMEMHPLSVPPDTMQPLNVSLRLKDGKSAAWGSVAVSEHPQKIEAAVAEPLSFPVGLNGHLAAEGEVDEYMVTGKKGQAIRIRSRTRSLGLPTRLVMQLQNAAGAKVAETKVTEADEWSFDYTFAEDGDYKLVVNDLLKRGGAEFGYWFEIIPAGTFSITLKPDAKTRDSFAIQTEHGACAIDLTIDRFGYDGEIDLSLATPVEGLRVLNPRIPAKAAEYRVYVVAEPNWTADQIVNLNLLATNVQTPTQQRLVESRSLQRVKSPAILSPPSWRNGRVFLTGTAKTDAPFALEPASPALFARPLKSHSAVFTLKRLQEGFKEGVTILGTSLPSGWNLAAAADKDTYTVTLTDASPDAADVAALPLLVFGESGGHGQIVSANLPITWIDPLSASLEFLEPVIRGGKAKARVQVKREGSDPQPVTITLLEPSPGIQGPASIVIAADQTQAELELAIAADAGAALTVKLHAASKYAGQDFAIDSQPIAIPAIDAPTQIAVFPGKVELKDRRSHQRLVVSGMKSNQTPRDWTRLARMTVANPEIAFLEGGVLYPKSDGQTEVIVEVGGTKQVVPVTVVQASVDRPVAFESEALVALSKQGCNSGACHGSPSGKGGFRLSLRAFDIKLDELTLIREDFGRRVHTLDPAESLLLLKPMMSVAHGGGKQLRKTDAAYQVLHDWIAGGAQVDPPNTPRVERLEIYPNEKQVLAVADGGQQLAVTAHFADGTTRDVTELASYETSDTSVATVDVNGFVTPQQRGEIAILVRFLEHIESLPLMFVEQNDSFAWAAPTPNNYIDELVNAKLMQLQYQPSETCSDAEYLRRVSLDLIGSLPTVERTKAFLADTSPDKREKLVDELLEREEYAKFWALKWGDLLRMTSKLVGEEGVHKYHRWVEESLQENMPYDEFAKQLLTGSGSTLANPPANFYRTATDMNECVETISQVFLGARLQCAKCHNHPFERWTQDNYYGLGAFFTRVQRRKTERPGEMFVYARSDGEVTQPRTGEVMKPWLPQRGSLEAEGDQDRRDAFAEWLVEPNNPYFARIEANRIWSQLFARGIVDPIDDFRDSNPPANSLLLDALEKDFVESGYDRKHLLRAIARSRTYQASYRTNEFNGPDEKYFSHQQPRLLGAEQLLDAINQTLGLSQTYGTLPAGTLATQLPAPDVVKVDFLKTFGQPERSTVCACERAEDSNLGMAIELFNGPMMHKKLRDPKNRFRVALAAGKSLEETITELYVAAVCRPPEEVELKAALAHCAKVEDPASGVEDVCWALFNTDEFLFQH from the coding sequence ATGTGGTTGCAACGAGTACAGGGGTTATTGATTTTTTCGACGCTTGCCGCGTCGCTGGGGATTGGCGGGGCTCCGCTTGCGAATGCCCAGTCAGTAACCTCCGTTGCGCCAATCGGTCTTCGCCCCGGCGAGACGTCAAAATTGACGGTCCATGGTGCCGCTTTGAATGATTCCCTGCGACTGCTGAGTAGCATTCCGGGGAGTGAAATCACGAATGAAAGTGTCGAAGCGACCAAAGGGATCGTTCAGTTCAAAGTGCCCGCCGATATTCAACAAGGGCCTACCGGAATCTGGGTGACGGCGGCCAATGGGCTATTGAAAGAACAAACGTTGTTGATCGATGGATTACCGCTAACGATCGATACCGGCAAAAATCATACGCCGGAAACCGCTCAAGCGATTCCGGTCCTGGCGGCGGTTCAGGGAGTCTGTGAGCCAGCACGGAGTGATTTTTATCAATTGACGGTTGCGGAAAATCAGCGGCTGGCGTTTGAAGTTCACACTCAACCATTGTTGTCGACGATGGACCCCGTGGTCCGGTTGCTAGACGCTGCCGGCAAAACCCTTCATTTGGCCGACGATGGTGGAAGTGGTCCTGACTGCCGTTTCGAATACACGTTTGCGACAGCGGGCGACTATCGGATTGAAATCAGCGATAGCCGGCACAAGGCTGCCGGTGCCGCCTACTATCTGCGGGTTGGAGACTTTCCTGTTTTGACCGCGCCGTTCCCGATGGTTGTTCAGGCAGGCCAGGAAGCTTCGATTGGTCTGCTTGGTCAGGCACCCGAGGTGATGGAAATGCATCCGTTGTCGGTTCCCCCGGATACCATGCAGCCTCTTAACGTTTCGCTCCGTTTAAAAGATGGCAAGTCGGCAGCATGGGGATCGGTTGCGGTTAGTGAACATCCTCAAAAGATTGAAGCTGCAGTCGCCGAACCACTTTCCTTTCCCGTCGGTCTGAATGGTCATCTGGCCGCAGAGGGTGAGGTCGACGAATATATGGTAACCGGGAAAAAGGGACAGGCGATCCGGATTCGCTCACGCACACGGAGCCTGGGATTGCCGACCCGATTGGTGATGCAATTGCAAAATGCGGCCGGCGCGAAGGTTGCAGAAACCAAGGTAACCGAAGCTGACGAGTGGAGTTTTGACTACACGTTCGCGGAAGACGGCGACTACAAGTTGGTCGTCAATGATTTGCTAAAGCGGGGTGGTGCGGAATTTGGTTATTGGTTTGAAATCATTCCGGCCGGGACGTTTTCGATCACCTTAAAACCCGATGCAAAGACGCGGGATTCGTTTGCTATCCAAACGGAACATGGTGCCTGTGCGATCGATTTGACGATCGATCGATTCGGCTACGATGGAGAGATCGATCTGTCGCTTGCCACGCCGGTTGAGGGGCTGCGAGTGCTTAATCCTAGGATCCCTGCCAAAGCGGCTGAATACCGCGTCTATGTGGTCGCCGAGCCGAACTGGACGGCGGATCAAATCGTCAATTTGAATTTGCTTGCGACCAATGTGCAGACGCCGACTCAGCAGCGATTGGTTGAAAGCCGATCATTGCAACGGGTGAAAAGCCCAGCAATCCTCTCGCCACCAAGTTGGCGAAATGGGCGAGTGTTTCTTACGGGAACGGCAAAAACCGACGCTCCTTTTGCACTGGAACCGGCCAGCCCTGCACTGTTTGCTCGTCCTTTAAAGTCCCATTCCGCTGTTTTTACGCTGAAGCGATTGCAAGAAGGTTTTAAAGAAGGTGTTACCATTCTGGGGACCAGCCTGCCGTCAGGTTGGAACCTTGCGGCGGCAGCCGACAAAGATACCTATACCGTGACACTGACCGACGCGAGCCCCGATGCGGCCGATGTCGCCGCGTTGCCGCTGCTGGTTTTCGGTGAATCGGGAGGGCATGGGCAAATCGTTTCTGCAAACTTACCGATCACTTGGATCGATCCGCTGTCGGCGTCGCTGGAGTTTTTGGAGCCGGTGATTCGGGGCGGCAAAGCAAAAGCGCGTGTGCAGGTCAAACGGGAGGGGAGCGATCCTCAGCCAGTTACCATTACATTGCTGGAACCTTCGCCAGGAATTCAAGGTCCGGCATCGATTGTGATTGCCGCCGACCAAACCCAAGCAGAACTAGAATTGGCGATCGCTGCAGACGCGGGGGCCGCGTTGACCGTGAAATTGCATGCTGCCAGTAAATATGCGGGACAGGATTTTGCCATCGATAGCCAACCGATTGCGATTCCGGCAATCGATGCCCCCACACAGATTGCGGTCTTTCCAGGGAAGGTTGAATTGAAGGACCGTCGCAGTCACCAGCGTTTGGTGGTCAGTGGAATGAAATCAAATCAAACCCCACGCGATTGGACTCGGTTAGCACGAATGACGGTCGCCAATCCGGAAATCGCCTTTCTTGAAGGGGGCGTCCTGTATCCAAAATCGGATGGTCAAACCGAGGTGATCGTGGAAGTGGGGGGCACCAAGCAGGTTGTTCCCGTGACCGTTGTTCAGGCGTCTGTAGACCGACCGGTCGCATTCGAATCGGAAGCGCTGGTCGCTTTGTCAAAACAAGGCTGCAATTCGGGAGCCTGTCATGGATCCCCCAGCGGGAAAGGTGGCTTTCGTCTTTCGCTCCGTGCCTTTGACATCAAACTTGATGAACTGACGTTGATCCGTGAAGACTTCGGACGGCGGGTTCATACATTGGATCCCGCAGAAAGTTTGCTGCTGTTAAAACCGATGATGAGCGTTGCTCATGGCGGCGGCAAGCAACTGCGTAAAACGGATGCAGCCTACCAAGTGCTACATGACTGGATTGCTGGAGGAGCCCAAGTCGATCCGCCCAATACGCCACGTGTTGAACGATTGGAAATCTATCCCAACGAGAAGCAGGTCTTGGCGGTTGCCGACGGCGGCCAGCAATTGGCGGTGACGGCCCACTTTGCCGATGGAACCACTCGTGATGTGACCGAATTGGCTTCGTACGAAACCTCGGACACCAGCGTCGCCACGGTCGATGTGAATGGCTTCGTCACGCCACAGCAGAGAGGCGAAATCGCGATCCTGGTTCGGTTCTTAGAACACATTGAATCGCTGCCTCTGATGTTTGTCGAACAAAATGATAGTTTCGCTTGGGCGGCCCCCACACCAAATAATTACATCGATGAATTGGTGAATGCGAAATTGATGCAATTGCAATATCAGCCGTCGGAAACCTGCAGTGATGCAGAGTACCTGCGGAGAGTGAGTTTAGACCTGATCGGAAGTTTGCCGACGGTTGAGCGCACGAAGGCGTTCCTTGCGGATACTTCGCCAGACAAACGCGAAAAGTTGGTGGATGAGTTATTAGAACGAGAAGAGTACGCCAAGTTCTGGGCATTGAAGTGGGGAGACCTGCTTCGAATGACTAGCAAACTGGTCGGAGAAGAAGGCGTTCACAAATACCATCGCTGGGTGGAAGAATCATTGCAGGAGAACATGCCTTACGATGAATTCGCGAAGCAGCTTTTGACCGGTAGTGGGAGTACGCTGGCAAATCCGCCTGCCAATTTCTACCGCACGGCGACCGACATGAATGAGTGTGTGGAAACGATCTCCCAGGTGTTTTTGGGAGCCCGTTTGCAGTGTGCCAAATGCCACAACCACCCGTTCGAACGTTGGACGCAGGATAATTATTACGGTTTAGGTGCGTTCTTCACCCGTGTACAAAGAAGGAAGACCGAGCGTCCTGGCGAGATGTTTGTTTATGCCCGCTCCGACGGCGAGGTGACTCAGCCGCGGACCGGAGAGGTGATGAAACCTTGGTTGCCACAACGCGGTAGTTTGGAAGCGGAAGGCGATCAGGATCGACGTGATGCGTTTGCCGAATGGCTGGTCGAACCGAACAATCCCTATTTTGCGAGGATCGAAGCAAACCGAATTTGGAGCCAATTGTTTGCCCGTGGGATCGTCGATCCGATTGACGATTTTCGTGATTCGAATCCGCCGGCGAACTCTTTGTTGCTGGACGCGTTGGAAAAAGACTTTGTCGAAAGTGGCTACGATCGAAAGCATCTGTTGCGGGCGATCGCACGCAGCCGAACCTACCAGGCAAGTTACCGAACGAATGAATTTAACGGTCCAGATGAAAAGTATTTTTCTCATCAACAGCCAAGACTGCTGGGAGCTGAACAGTTGTTGGACGCGATCAACCAAACACTTGGTTTATCGCAAACCTATGGCACCCTGCCCGCCGGTACGCTGGCGACCCAGTTGCCTGCTCCGGATGTTGTCAAAGTCGATTTCCTCAAAACCTTTGGTCAGCCCGAACGGAGCACGGTTTGTGCTTGTGAACGGGCGGAAGATTCGAACCTGGGGATGGCGATTGAGTTATTTAATGGGCCGATGATGCACAAAAAATTACGCGATCCTAAGAATCGGTTTCGTGTAGCGTTGGCGGCTGGGAAATCGTTGGAAGAAACGATTACCGAGCTTTATGTTGCTGCTGTCTGTCGACCGCCCGAAGAGGTCGAACTGAAGGCCGCGCTGGCACACTGTGCCAAAGTCGAGGACCCAGCAAGTGGAGTTGAGGATGTTTGCTGGGCGTTGTTTAACACCGACGAATTCCTGTTTCAGCATTGA
- a CDS encoding GIY-YIG nuclease family protein, whose protein sequence is MDGSCSDGVEEMEKAIVDAWWVYILRCADGSLYTGITKDIARRVQQHNGGKGARYTRGRTPVVVAFEESQADHGSALKRELQIKALSRPAKEILVEGFKGKIKR, encoded by the coding sequence ATGGACGGTTCTTGTTCGGATGGAGTCGAGGAAATGGAGAAAGCGATCGTAGATGCTTGGTGGGTCTACATTTTGCGATGTGCCGATGGGTCGCTCTATACGGGCATCACCAAAGACATCGCTCGGCGAGTTCAGCAACACAACGGCGGCAAAGGAGCTAGGTACACTCGCGGCCGGACTCCCGTCGTCGTTGCTTTCGAAGAATCCCAGGCGGATCATGGTTCCGCACTGAAAAGAGAGTTGCAAATCAAGGCGCTCTCAAGGCCTGCGAAAGAGATTCTAGTAGAAGGTTTTAAAGGTAAAATTAAACGATGA
- a CDS encoding DUF1501 domain-containing protein, whose translation MLPFPKSGAPRYHLDRRGFLRMGTMGVIGTAVPRSFAQASPKSPEGFGKAKSVLIVMLSGGPSQLDMLDPKPDAPAEVRGDFSTIGTTIPGVRVCEHLPLFAKQTDRWSIVRTLAHREHNHLLATHVALTGRPTPVPRGGSDLDRVETRNDFPNFAAALDYVRPRNDGVPTGVSLPNYLIEGPLTWPGQHAGFLGAKHDPWQIQGNPNAADFRMQALAMREGITPVRLESRRELLEALNQGRRTLTGTDSDSFRDQQNIAFNLLTSGKMTEAFEISQESDATRDRYGRNQFGQSLLLSRRMVEAGVPIVQATMGIVQTWDTHTDNWGKLKDRLLPQLDQGLAALTDDLTESGLMDQTMVIVMGEFGRTPRVSTLPGQTLPGRDHWAHAYSGLFAGAGVRGGQVLGTTDAQAAYPVTQSWSPADVCSTIFNALGIDHDVRINDRLNRPHDLLNGIPITSLYTGQKA comes from the coding sequence ATGCTTCCTTTCCCTAAAAGTGGTGCTCCGCGTTACCATTTGGATCGCCGTGGATTCTTGCGAATGGGAACGATGGGAGTGATCGGTACGGCGGTTCCGCGATCCTTTGCACAGGCATCGCCAAAATCACCTGAGGGGTTTGGCAAAGCGAAGTCGGTCTTGATCGTGATGTTGAGTGGCGGTCCCAGTCAATTGGACATGCTTGATCCCAAACCGGATGCACCGGCCGAGGTACGAGGCGATTTTTCTACCATTGGGACGACGATTCCCGGTGTTCGGGTTTGTGAACACCTGCCTCTTTTTGCCAAGCAGACCGATCGCTGGTCGATCGTGCGAACGCTTGCCCATCGCGAGCACAATCATTTGTTGGCGACCCATGTCGCATTGACCGGCCGGCCAACTCCGGTTCCCAGAGGCGGTTCCGACTTGGACCGCGTGGAAACACGCAACGATTTTCCCAATTTCGCCGCGGCACTGGATTATGTTCGCCCTCGTAACGATGGGGTTCCTACCGGAGTTTCTTTGCCGAACTATCTGATTGAAGGGCCGCTGACATGGCCGGGGCAGCATGCTGGTTTTTTAGGCGCGAAGCACGACCCCTGGCAGATTCAGGGCAATCCAAACGCGGCTGATTTTCGCATGCAAGCTTTGGCGATGCGTGAGGGAATCACACCGGTGCGACTGGAGTCACGAAGAGAATTGCTGGAAGCATTAAACCAAGGGCGACGGACGCTTACTGGAACGGATTCCGATTCGTTTCGCGATCAGCAAAACATTGCGTTTAATCTGTTGACTTCTGGCAAAATGACGGAAGCTTTTGAAATCAGCCAGGAATCCGATGCGACCCGAGATCGATACGGGAGGAATCAATTTGGCCAATCCCTTTTGCTTTCTCGACGGATGGTCGAAGCGGGCGTGCCGATCGTCCAGGCGACGATGGGGATTGTGCAAACCTGGGACACGCATACGGATAACTGGGGCAAGTTAAAAGACCGCTTGTTGCCACAATTGGATCAGGGACTTGCTGCCTTGACCGATGACCTGACCGAATCAGGATTGATGGACCAGACGATGGTGATTGTGATGGGCGAATTTGGACGTACGCCTCGGGTATCGACGTTGCCGGGACAGACGCTCCCCGGTCGGGATCACTGGGCACACGCGTATTCGGGTTTGTTTGCAGGTGCCGGCGTCCGGGGTGGTCAGGTGCTGGGGACAACCGACGCCCAAGCCGCCTATCCGGTGACGCAATCTTGGTCGCCAGCGGATGTCTGTTCAACCATCTTCAACGCGCTTGGTATCGATCACGATGTGCGGATCAATGACCGCCTGAATCGTCCTCACGATCTTCTTAACGGCATTCCGATTACTTCGTTATATACGGGGCAGAAAGCATGA